The Microlunatus soli genome contains the following window.
GATCACGATGGGCGCCACCACGATCTGGGAACGTTGGGACTCGATGCTCCCCGACGGGTCGATCAACCCCGGCGAGATGACCAGCTTCAACCACTACGCGTTGGGTGCGGTCGCGGACTGGATGCACAAGGTGGTGCTCGGGATCGACGCTGCCGAGCCCGGCTACAGCAAGATCAGCATCGCCCCGCAGCCTGGTGGCGACCTGACCTGGGCGCGCGGTGCACTGATCACACCGCACGGTGAGGTGCGCAGCTCGTGGGCGGTTGCCGGCGACCAGTTCACCCTGGACGTCTCGATCCCCGACGGCAGCAGCGCCGAGGTCCGGCTTCCCGGCCAAGACCCGCAGCCGGTGAGCAGCGGCGACCACCGGTTCACCGCCACGCTCTGACCCAGCGGTCCCTGAGCCTGTCGAAGGGGCTCTGAACCTTTACCGACATGCTCAGGGACCTGTTCGGGTGCCCTTCGACAGGCTCAGGGACCTAGTTGGCTCCATAGAGCTCTCGATATCGGCGGCAAGGAAAGAATCTTCGAGAAAAGTTCCACGGAGGGTGTCGATCTGTGGGGCTCCGGTCCGACGCATAGGCAAAGGGCAACACAGCCCGACACCCGGCCGACAGGCCGACGTCCTCCAGGAGCTAGCAATGTCGCAGACCACCACCCCGGCCGCCGGAACCGTCCGCGTCGACCAGGTCACCACCTCCGATCAAGACTCCACCTCCAGCCGCTACAGCACCAAGCAGCGCGTCGCCACCGTCGTCGTCTTCGTCCTCCGACTCGCCCTGGCGCTGATCTTCCTCCAGGCGGCCTTCAGCAAGCTGACCCTCAACGAACAGGCCCGGGCCGGTTTCGCCACCCTCGGTGGCGACCCGATGTTGATCTTCGTCGGACTGCTCGAACTGGCGGGCGCGATCGGGCTGATGGTCCCGATCCTGTCCGGTTTCGCCTCGATCGGCCTGAGCGCCCTGCTGGTGATCATCACCGTCGTCACCGCGGTCATGATGCCGGCCATGCTGGCGATGCCGGTCGGCTGCCTCGTGCTGGCCCTGGCCCTGGTCTACCTGCGTCGGCGGCAGACCGTTCGGCTGGCCCGCTTCGTCCGCCGGGTCGCCACCCGTTCGTGACCGTACGCCACCGGCCGGCACCCCGGTCACCGAACGTCACCACAGCCGTACCCCTTGGAGTTGCCGCACCGGCCGGTCCGGAACGGCAAAGCCAAGGGGTACGGCTGTTCGCCGATGCCGACCAGTGGCCGGCGCCTCGACCCGGCCGACCTGCTGCTCCGACACCGTAGATTGATCTACGTGAACCTGACGTCGGAGCTTGTCGTCCTGCGGCCCCTGGTGATCGGCGCTGTCATCACCGCGTTCGGTGCCCTGATGGCGGCCGCACCGGCACCGGCGGGACTGGGGCTGCTGGGCTACCTCGCCGCCGCCCTGCTGGTACACCTCGGCTGGAAGCGCAGCCGGCTGGGACTACACAGATTCGGCCTGGCGAACATCGTCACGCTGGCCCGGCTGGTCGGCACCGGATGGATCCTCGCGCTGCTCATCCAGGCCGTCTGGGTCGAGCCGACCGCGGCCATCGCGATCACCGCTGCGGTGATCGCCACCATCTGCCTGATCCTCGACGGCGTCGACGGCCGGATCGCCCGACACCGCGGGGAGACCAGCTCCTTCGGCGCCC
Protein-coding sequences here:
- a CDS encoding DoxX family protein; protein product: MSQTTTPAAGTVRVDQVTTSDQDSTSSRYSTKQRVATVVVFVLRLALALIFLQAAFSKLTLNEQARAGFATLGGDPMLIFVGLLELAGAIGLMVPILSGFASIGLSALLVIITVVTAVMMPAMLAMPVGCLVLALALVYLRRRQTVRLARFVRRVATRS
- a CDS encoding CDP-alcohol phosphatidyltransferase family protein, producing MNLTSELVVLRPLVIGAVITAFGALMAAAPAPAGLGLLGYLAAALLVHLGWKRSRLGLHRFGLANIVTLARLVGTGWILALLIQAVWVEPTAAIAITAAVIATICLILDGVDGRIARHRGETSSFGARFDIETDSATTLILTFTLVVFDIAGWWVIIIGALRYAYLLAAAALPALRQPLPFSQARRVIGLGQAVLLVISLLVAGMVPAAAASGWLALLPAVGLAALLWSFGRDAWGQLRHRDQ